One region of Solanum pennellii chromosome 6, SPENNV200 genomic DNA includes:
- the LOC107021072 gene encoding uncharacterized protein LOC107021072, whose protein sequence is MGEIKVPSLVNLCIYSIRDELIQVDDLNLSSVLYRLPTELFDQLLLQLPPLALQKLQQGKSVILDDHELLTDGVDNQRKRKRYLNFEEEWKNLYEARWPAFGWRSKNFRSKSSARSANQKEVECESANDWQQMYWEAHLQNCLDTAAELTLFPSFRGRISEIEVPESILNYIDHRGRISRFTCDYSKFAYHCQQFGSYARHLRLPNVLCVEETCLLLRNARLESLELQWIKSYMHVEGLCKLISQNYRSLKSIKFMHCKFTVSSLDAICDLLCMHSPQALGMQHFSIKTSNFLENNFQSLPAGLISLLSSGRSLSSLCLSDNHLPRHFARKVFDTLVDASSGITVLDLSENNIAGWLSHFKYKNRSSTDGTYNSLKSLKELNLRNCNLQMDDVDCLRYALVHVPNLEQLDLSDNPIETSGIRCLIPYFKETSYKYFPLVELKLESCELTCFGVCELLEALSSLRKPLNFLSIGGNSLGSEIGTALGKFLCGGIQALDIEDIGLGSSGFMRAGQAIVKETKLHSINISKNRGGIETARFLSKLFSHAPDLSTVNAKYNFMPKESLSILSSAVKAAKGKLEHLDLRGNIICGQQVHLSELAEFQTNGFSILELSSSPALNEPYDDDP, encoded by the exons ATGGGGGAAATTAAAGTTCCATCGTTAGTTAACTTGTGCATTTACTCAATTAGAGATGAACTCATTCAAg tTGATGATCTTAATCTTTCATCAGTATTGTATCGCCTTCCTACGGAGTTGTTCGATCAGTTGCTGTTGCAGTTACCTCCATTGGCATTGCAGAAATTACAACAAGG gaaatctgttatCTTGGATGATCATGAGCTTTTGACTGACGGTGTTGATAATCAGAGAAAGCGTAAAAG ATATCTGAATTTTGAGGAAGAGTGGAAAAATCTGTATGAAGCTCGGTGGCCTGCTTTTGGTTGGAGGAGTAAGAATTTCAGGAGTAAGTCATCTGCCAGATCAGCAAACCAAAAAGAAGTAGAGTGTGAATCCGCAAATGACTGGCAACAGATGTATTGGGAAGCACATTTGCAGAA TTGCCTGGATACAGCAGCAGAGTTGACTTTATTCCCATCTTTTCGTGGTCGGATTAGTGAAATAGAAGTTCCAG AATCAATCTTAAACTATATTGATCATAGGGGACGCATCAGTAGATTCACCTGTGACTATTCCAAGTTCGCTTATCATTGCCAACAATTTGGATCGTATGCCAG GCACCTGAGATTGCCAAATGTTCTGTGTGTGGAAGAAACTTGT CTTTTACTTAGAAATGCAAGGTTGGAGAGTTTGGAACTACAATGGATTAAGTCTTATATGCAC GTCGAGGGGTTATGCAAACTCATCAGCCAGAACTATCGATCCCTTAAGTCAAttaaattcatgcattgcaagtTTACAGTTTCTTCTCTTGATGCAATTTGTGACTTGCTATGCATGCACAGTCCTCAAGCACTTGGGATGCAACATTTCTCAATCAagacatcaaacttcctagagAACAACTTTCAATCCTTGCCAGCTGGACTGATATCTTTGCTATCATCAGGGAG GTCCTTGTCTTCACTATGCTTATCAGACAACCATCTTCCTCGCCATTTTGCGAGGAAAGTATTTGATACCCTCGTTGATGCTTCATCTGGTATTACCGTTCTGGACCTTTCAGAAAACAAT ATCGCGGGATGGCtttctcattttaaatataAGAACAGAAGTAGCACAGATGGGACATATAATTCATTGAAGTCATTAAAGGAGCTTAATTTAAG GAACTGCAATCTACAGATGGACGATGTGGATTGTCTCAGATATGCTCTAGTCCACGTACCTAATCTGGAGCAACTCGATCTCAGTGACAATCCTATCGAGACTTCTGGAATCAG GTGTCTAATCCCCTACTTCAAAGAGACGTCCTATAAATATTTCCCCCTTGTCGAATTGAAGTTGGAAAGTTGTGAGCTTACATGCTTTGGAGTTTGTGAACTTCTAGAAGCTCTTTCATCTTTGAGAAAACCACTGAATTTTCTCTCGATCGGAGGCAACTCTCTTGGCAG tgagATAGGAACAGCACTAGGGAAGTTTCTATGCGGTGGTATTCAAGCTCTTGATATTGAAGACATTGGACTAGGTTCTTCTGGCTTCATGAGAGCAGGCCAAGCGATAGTGAAGGAAACAAAGCTCCACTCAATCAACATAAG CAAGAATCGAGGTGGAATTGAAACTGCAAGATTTCTGTCAAAGCTTTTCTCTCATGCTCCAGATCTTTCAACAGTAAATGCAAAATACAACTTTATGCCCAAAGAATCTTTGTCAATCCTTTCCTCTGCTGTAAAAGCTGCAAAAG GTAAACTGGAGCATTTGGATTTGAGGGGAAATATCATATGTGGACAACAAGTTCATTTATCTGAGTTGGCTGAGTTTCAGACCAATGGATTTTCTATTTTGGAACTCTCTTCTTCACCAGCTTTAAATGAACCTTATGATGATGATCCTTAG
- the LOC107023288 gene encoding uncharacterized protein At4g13230-like, which translates to MASMGFTRLFVGGAFRPYKQIANRQLATAFKDEARSTVHKGADAMKQGADVAKRASQEVKNETASVADQAISKTKVVGEKVADTAQDVAGKAKNTAQQTWESVKETTQKMKDTVKGKAEESTEAIKNNVNQGMNTKN; encoded by the exons ATGGCAAGCATGGGATTTACTAGACTTTTTGTTGGTGGAGCATTCAGGCCTTACAAG CAAATTGCAAATCGGCAACTGGCAACAGCATTTAAAGATGAGGCTCGTAGCACAGTTCATAAAGGTGCAGATGCAATGAAACAGGGTGCTGATGTTGCCAAAAGAGCCAGCCAAGAAGTGAAAAATGAAACTGCCTCTGTTGCTGATCAG GCGATAAGCAAGACGAAAGTAGTAGGAGAAAAGGTTGCAGACACAGCACAAGACGTTGCTGGAAAAGCCAAAAACACAGCACAACAAACATGGGAATCAGTTAAAGAAACTACCCAAAAAATGAAAGATACTGTGAAGGGCAAAGCTGAAGAATCAACAGAggctataaaaaataatgtcaatCAGGGAATGAACACCAAAAACTGA
- the LOC107021077 gene encoding protein YIF1B-like — MYDNLGAQSGVPRPPVNTQANPFGNAFSGGSSGFIRSGLGAYGEKILGSSSEYVQSNISRYFSDPQYYFQVNDQYVRNKLKVVLFPFLHRGHWTRITEPVGGRLSYKPPIFDINAPDLYIPFMAFGTYVVLAGLSLGLQGRFTPEALNWLFIKGLVGWFLEVSLLKMTLFSLGSGEAPLLDIVSYAGYAFAGLSIALLGTIIWSHSYYFLMPWTSLCMGIFLVKTMKRVLFAEVRTYDSSRHHYLLLFIALAQFPLLFWLGKISLNWFF, encoded by the exons ATGTATGATAACCTGGGAGCACAATCCGGGGTGCCAAGACCACCTGTTAATACACAGGCAAATCCTTTTGGAAATGCCTTCTCTGGTGGTAGCTCAGGGTTCATCAGAAGTGGACTAGGGGCTTATGGAGAAAAAATCCTTGGTTCCAGTTCTGAATATGTTCAAAGCAAT ATAAGTAGGTATTTTTCCGATCCCCAGTACTATTTCCAAGTGAATGACCAGTACGTGAGAAACAAATTGAAAGTTGTGCTTTTCCCATTCCTACACAGA GGTCATTGGACAAGAATCACAGAGCCGGTAGGTGGTAGGCTATCCTATAAGCCCCCTATCTTTGATATAAATGCTCCAGATTTGTACATCCCGTTCATGGCATTTGGTACCTACGTTGTTCTTGCGGGTTTATCGTTGGGTCTCCAGGGAAG GTTTACCCCAGAAGCTCTAAATTGGCTATTCATCAAGGGGCTAGTTGGTTGGTTTTTAGAGGTTTCCTTGCTGAAGATGACATTGTTCTCACTGGGTAGTGGAGAGGCTCCTCTCCTTGACATTGTGTCATACGCCGGATATGCTTTTGCAGGATTGTCCATAGCTCTACTTGGAACAATTATATGGAGCCATTCATACTACTTCTTGATGCCATGGACAAGCTTATGCATGGGAATATTCTTAGTGAAGACAATGAAGAGAGTTCTTTTTGCAGAGGTGAGAACGTATGATTCAAGCCGGCATCATTACCTCCTCCTCTTCATCGCCCTAGCTCAGTTCCCACTTCTCTTTTGGCTTGGAAAGATAAGTCTTAACTGGttcttttga
- the LOC107023289 gene encoding 26S proteasome regulatory subunit 4 homolog A, with protein MGQGTPGGLNRQLPGDRKNDGDKKEKKFEPAAPPARVGRKQRKQKGSEAAARIPAVTPLTKCKLRLLKLERIKDYLLMEEEFVANQERLKPQEEKTEEDRSKVDDLRGSPMSVGNLEELIDENHAIVSSSVGPEYYVGILSFVDKDQLEPGCAILMHNKVLSVVGLLQDDVDPMVSVMKVEKAPLESYADIGGLDAQIQEIKEAVELPLTHPELYEDIGIKPPKGVILYGEPGTGKTLLAKAVANSTSATFLRVVGSELIQKYLGDGPKLVRELFRVADDLSPSIVFIDEIDAVGTKRYDAHSGGEREIQRTMLELLNQLDGFDSRGDVKVILATNKIESLDPALLRPGRIDRKIEFPLPDIKTRRRIFQIHTARMTLADDVNLEEFVMTKDEFSGADIKAICTEAGLLALRERRMKVTHADFKKAKDKVMFKKKEGVPEGLYM; from the exons ATGGGTCAGGGAACGCCCGGCGGACTTAACCGGCAATTGCCCGGCGACCGGAAAAACGATGGAGACAAGAAGGAGAAGAAGTTCGAACCAGCTGCTCCACCGGCACGCGTTGGTCGTAAGCAGCGCAAACAGAAAGGTTCCGAAGCGGCAGCTCGGATACCAGCCGTTACGCCGCTGACCAAGTGCAAGCTTCGTCTGCTAAAGCTTGAGAGAATTAAGGATTATTTGTTAATGGAAGAAGAATTTGTGGCTAATCAGGAACGGTTGAAACCTCAGGAAGAGAAGACTGAGGAGGATCGATCTAAAGTTGATGATCTACGTGGATCTCCAATGAGTGTGGGGAATTTGGAGGAGCTTATTGATGAGAATCATGCTATTGTTTCGTCGTCTGTGGGACCGGAGTATTATGTTGGGATCTTATCGTTTGTTGATAAAGATCAACTCGAACCAGGATGTGCTATCTTGATGCATAACAAG GTTCTATCTGTTGTTGGGCTTCTGCAAGACGATGTTGATCCAATGGTGTCTGTCATGAAGGTTGAGAAAGCTCCCTTGGAATCATATGCTGACATTGGTGGATTAGATGCCCAGATCCAGGAGATTAAAGAAGCAGTTGAGCTTCCTTTGACTCACCCTGAGTTATATGAAGACATTGGTATTAAACCTCCTAAAGGGGTAATTCTGTATGGAGAGCCTGGGACCGGCAAAACCTTACTTGCCAAG GCTGTTGCAAACTCCACTTCAGCAACTTTCCTGCGTGTTGTGGGAAGTGAACTGATTCAGAAGTATTTGGGAGATGGGCCTAAATTGGTCCGGGAGCTCTTCAGAGTTGCTGATGATCTCTCACCTtcaattgtctttattgatgaaattgatgcaGTCGGTACAAAAAG GTATGATGCACACTCAGGTGGTGAACGAGAAATTCAGAGGACTATGTTGGAGCTGCTGAACCAGTTAGATGGTTTTGATTCCAGAGGAGATGTGAAGGTGATTCTTGcaacaaataaaattgagaGTCTGGACCCGGCCCTGCTTCGGCCTGGTAGGATAGACAGGAAAATTGAGTTCCCTCTTCCTGATATCAAAACAAGGAGGCGCATTTTCCAG ATACACACAGCAAGGATGACTTTGGCTGATGATGTCAATTTAGAAGAATTTGTTATGACTAAGGATGAATTTTCGGGTGCTGATATCAAGGCAATATGTACCGAAGCTGGATTGCTCGCTTTAAGGGAGCGGCGTATGAAG GTTACTCATGCAGATTTTAAGAAGGCCAAGGACAAGGTCATGTTCAAGAAGAAAGAGGGAGTGCCTGAAGGGCTTTACATGTAA